One segment of Agromyces albus DNA contains the following:
- a CDS encoding MarR family winged helix-turn-helix transcriptional regulator, producing MARRSAAGDALTELVLPVFELNGEFLEAAREIAEPAGLTPAQWQVLGATLDEGLPVAEIARRVGLGLARQSVQRTADLLVGRGWAEYTENPRHRRAKLLQPTAEGRAAVARLGAAQRAWADAVGGMIGAEELRAARAILLSIVAASREVRGADA from the coding sequence ATGGCGCGCCGCTCAGCCGCGGGCGACGCGCTGACCGAGCTCGTGCTGCCCGTGTTCGAGCTCAACGGGGAGTTCCTCGAAGCCGCTCGCGAGATCGCCGAGCCGGCGGGCCTCACTCCCGCGCAATGGCAAGTGCTCGGCGCGACCCTCGACGAGGGCCTCCCGGTTGCCGAGATCGCGCGACGCGTCGGGCTCGGGCTCGCTCGGCAGAGCGTGCAGCGTACCGCCGACCTGCTCGTCGGGCGCGGCTGGGCGGAATACACCGAGAACCCCAGGCATCGCCGGGCGAAGCTCCTGCAGCCGACGGCCGAGGGGCGCGCGGCAGTCGCCCGGCTCGGCGCCGCACAGCGCGCGTGGGCGGATGCGGTCGGCGGCATGATCGGCGCGGAGGAGCTGCGTGCAGCACGGGCGATCCTGCTCAGCATCGTCGCCGCGTCTCGCGAGGTGCGCGGCGCCGACGCGTGA
- a CDS encoding DEAD/DEAH box helicase yields the protein MSSLDSTAQSEAADEAPVTPTFSDLGLSEPVLKALKDIGYETPSAIQAATIPALLAGRDVVGLAQTGTGKTAAFALPILSRLDVSQKTPQALVLAPTRELALQVCEAFEKYAAHVRGVHVLPVYGGQGYGVQLSALRRGVHVIVGTPGRIMDHLDKGTLDLTELKYLVLDEADEMLKMGFAEDVETILADTPDDKQVALFSATMPAPIRRISKQYLHDPEEITVKNKTTTSVNTTQRYLIVSFQQKIDALTRILEVENFEGMIVFVRTKNVTEELAEKLRARGYSAAAINGDVAQVQRERTVNQLKAGKLDILVATDVAARGLDVERISHVVNFDIPTDTESYVHRIGRTGRAGRSGDAISFVTPRERYLLGQIEKATRQPLTQMQLPSVDDVNVTRLARFDDQITAALGQGERIERFRDIIGHYVKEHDVPEVDVAAALAVVSQGETPLLLSPEADRQARQERDRTERADRADRPARGDRPERGDRGDRRGASDRPERPERRARPGDTPMSTYRIAVGKRHKVEPRQIVGALANEGGLSRGDFGAIQIRPDFSLVELPADLGPEVFEKLESTRISGRLIELRPDRGGPARRSDDEKSYRKPRH from the coding sequence ATGTCATCCCTCGATTCCACGGCGCAGAGCGAGGCGGCCGACGAGGCCCCCGTCACGCCGACATTCTCAGACCTCGGACTCTCGGAACCGGTGCTGAAGGCCCTGAAAGACATCGGCTACGAGACGCCGTCGGCCATTCAGGCCGCGACCATCCCCGCGTTGCTCGCGGGTCGCGATGTCGTCGGGCTCGCCCAGACCGGCACGGGCAAGACCGCGGCGTTCGCGCTGCCCATCCTCTCTCGCCTCGACGTCTCGCAGAAGACCCCGCAGGCGCTCGTGCTCGCGCCCACGCGTGAGCTGGCGCTCCAGGTCTGCGAGGCGTTCGAGAAGTACGCGGCGCACGTGCGCGGCGTTCACGTGCTGCCGGTGTACGGCGGGCAGGGCTACGGGGTGCAGCTCTCGGCGCTCCGCCGTGGCGTGCACGTCATCGTCGGCACGCCGGGCCGCATCATGGACCACCTCGACAAGGGCACGCTCGACCTCACCGAGCTCAAGTACCTCGTGCTCGACGAGGCCGACGAGATGCTCAAGATGGGCTTCGCCGAAGACGTCGAGACGATCCTCGCCGACACTCCCGACGACAAGCAGGTCGCGCTCTTCTCGGCGACCATGCCCGCGCCGATCCGCCGGATCTCGAAGCAGTACCTGCACGACCCCGAAGAGATCACGGTCAAGAACAAGACGACCACGTCGGTCAACACGACGCAGCGCTACCTGATCGTGTCGTTCCAGCAGAAGATCGACGCCCTCACGCGCATCCTCGAGGTCGAGAACTTCGAGGGCATGATCGTCTTCGTGCGCACGAAGAACGTCACTGAAGAGCTCGCCGAGAAGCTCCGCGCCCGTGGATACTCCGCGGCCGCGATCAACGGCGACGTCGCACAGGTGCAGCGCGAGCGCACGGTCAACCAGTTGAAGGCCGGCAAGCTCGACATCCTGGTGGCCACGGATGTCGCGGCGCGCGGCCTCGACGTCGAGCGCATCAGCCACGTGGTCAACTTCGACATCCCCACCGACACGGAGTCCTACGTGCACCGCATCGGACGCACGGGCCGTGCCGGGCGCAGCGGCGACGCGATCAGCTTCGTCACCCCGCGCGAGCGCTACCTGCTCGGCCAGATCGAGAAGGCCACCCGCCAGCCCCTCACGCAGATGCAGCTGCCGAGCGTCGACGATGTCAACGTCACGCGCCTGGCTCGCTTCGACGACCAGATCACTGCGGCCCTCGGCCAGGGCGAGCGCATCGAGCGGTTCCGCGACATCATCGGGCACTACGTCAAGGAGCACGACGTGCCCGAGGTCGACGTGGCCGCAGCGCTCGCCGTCGTCTCCCAGGGCGAGACGCCCCTGCTGCTCTCGCCCGAGGCCGACCGCCAGGCGCGCCAGGAGCGTGATCGCACCGAGCGTGCCGACCGCGCTGACCGCCCGGCACGCGGCGACCGGCCCGAGCGAGGCGACCGCGGCGACCGGCGCGGAGCGAGCGACCGGCCCGAGCGCCCCGAGCGACGCGCACGCCCGGGCGACACGCCGATGTCCACCTACCGCATCGCGGTCGGCAAGCGCCACAAGGTCGAGCCCCGCCAGATCGTGGGCGCGCTTGCGAACGAGGGTGGGCTCAGCCGCGGCGATTTCGGCGCGATCCAGATCCGGCCCGACTTCTCGCTCGTCGAGCTGCCGGCCGATCTCGGCCCCGAGGTCTTCGAGAAGCTCGAGAGCACGCGCATCTCGGGCAGGCTTATCGAGCTGCGGCCCGACCGCGGCGGGCCCGCCAGGCGTTCAGACGACGAGAAGTCCTATCGGAAGCCCCGGCACTAG
- a CDS encoding alpha/beta hydrolase: MSSRRTRTGLPSWGNEIWLKRGQRRFVGTIASIAVISFIVTWILTLTSWPSALLIRAVFEQGGRATAAEMQKHVPDTALTEQLAVPFGDDADDAGITFDVYSPADGDEPLPTVIWIHGGAWISGNSTNVDPYLRILAAEGYTTVGLNYTVGPEATYPTAVHQLNDALAFLDANAADYRIDADRIVIAGDSAGAQLASQVAAMSTNPDYADLVGIDPALDADQLVGTILNCGVYDLDAMSELTGIGAWGFKIALWGYTGTQDWSQSPSGALMSTVDFVTEDFPTTFISGGNGDALTWLQSVPMRSALEQQGVDVTALFWPASHEPALPHEYQFHLDSGEAQEALTATIEFLGRVTG; this comes from the coding sequence TTGTCGTCACGGAGAACACGCACGGGGCTGCCCTCGTGGGGCAACGAGATCTGGCTCAAGCGGGGACAGCGCCGCTTCGTCGGCACGATCGCGAGCATCGCCGTCATCAGCTTCATCGTCACGTGGATCCTCACGCTCACGTCGTGGCCGTCGGCGCTCCTGATCCGCGCCGTCTTCGAGCAGGGCGGGCGTGCGACCGCCGCCGAGATGCAGAAGCACGTGCCCGACACGGCACTCACCGAGCAGCTCGCCGTGCCGTTCGGAGACGACGCCGACGACGCGGGCATCACGTTCGACGTGTACTCCCCGGCCGACGGCGACGAGCCCCTGCCGACCGTCATCTGGATCCACGGCGGCGCCTGGATCTCGGGCAACTCGACGAATGTCGACCCCTACCTGCGCATCCTCGCAGCCGAGGGATACACGACCGTCGGTCTCAACTACACGGTCGGCCCCGAGGCGACCTATCCCACGGCCGTGCACCAGCTGAACGACGCCCTCGCCTTCCTCGACGCGAACGCGGCCGACTATCGCATCGACGCCGATCGCATCGTGATCGCCGGCGACTCCGCAGGCGCCCAGCTCGCGAGCCAGGTCGCGGCGATGTCGACGAATCCCGACTACGCCGACCTCGTCGGCATCGACCCCGCGCTCGATGCCGACCAGCTGGTGGGCACCATCCTGAATTGCGGCGTCTACGACCTCGACGCGATGTCGGAGCTCACCGGCATCGGCGCGTGGGGGTTCAAGATCGCACTCTGGGGCTACACGGGCACGCAGGACTGGTCGCAGAGCCCGTCAGGCGCACTGATGTCGACGGTGGACTTCGTGACCGAGGACTTCCCGACGACCTTCATCTCGGGCGGCAACGGTGACGCGCTCACCTGGCTCCAGTCGGTACCGATGCGCAGCGCCCTCGAGCAGCAGGGGGTGGACGTCACGGCGCTGTTCTGGCCCGCGAGCCACGAGCCCGCACTGCCGCACGAGTACCAGTTCCATCTTGACTCCGGGGAGGCGCAGGAGGCGCTCACCGCCACGATCGAGTTCCTGGGCCGCGTCACGGGCTGA
- a CDS encoding phosphodiesterase, producing the protein MTTRTAEYPRPDHFLLHISDTHLLAGGGLLYDRVTSEQHLQSLFDEFEASGGRPEAIVFTGDLADKGEPDAYDRIRRIVDPVADRLGAQVIWVMGNHDERSAFRRGLLAERGGSRPVDRVDDVNGLRVITLDSTVPGHHHGEVTPTQLDWLAEELSISAPHGTILAMHHPPVPSVLDLAASVELRDQAGLAEVVEGSDIRSIIAGHLHYSSTATFAGVPVSVASASCYTQDLNVPAGGTRGRDGARAFNLVHVYPTTVLHSVVPLGSFPTLDWVDADESSRRIQASGVRIADATTPAHTPEPPFTMPIPVFAG; encoded by the coding sequence GTGACCACCCGTACGGCCGAGTACCCCCGGCCGGACCACTTCCTCCTCCACATCAGCGACACCCACCTGCTCGCCGGAGGTGGCCTCCTCTACGATCGCGTCACGAGCGAGCAGCACCTGCAATCGCTCTTCGACGAGTTCGAGGCATCCGGTGGCCGGCCCGAGGCGATCGTCTTCACGGGCGATCTCGCCGACAAGGGCGAGCCCGACGCCTACGACCGCATTCGCCGCATCGTCGACCCCGTCGCCGACCGGCTCGGCGCACAGGTCATCTGGGTGATGGGCAACCACGACGAGCGCAGCGCGTTCCGCCGGGGCCTGCTCGCCGAACGCGGCGGCTCACGCCCCGTCGACCGCGTCGACGACGTCAACGGCTTGCGGGTCATCACCCTCGACTCCACCGTGCCGGGCCATCATCACGGCGAGGTCACGCCGACGCAGCTCGACTGGCTTGCCGAAGAGCTCAGCATCTCGGCGCCCCACGGCACGATCCTCGCGATGCACCACCCGCCCGTGCCGAGCGTGCTCGACCTCGCGGCGAGTGTGGAGCTGCGCGACCAGGCGGGGCTCGCCGAGGTCGTCGAGGGCAGCGACATCCGCTCGATCATCGCCGGTCACCTGCATTACTCCTCGACGGCAACCTTCGCGGGCGTGCCGGTCTCGGTCGCATCGGCGAGCTGCTACACGCAAGACCTCAACGTGCCCGCCGGCGGCACGCGCGGACGCGACGGTGCCCGGGCGTTCAACCTCGTGCACGTCTACCCCACGACGGTGCTGCACTCGGTCGTGCCACTCGGCTCGTTCCCGACGCTCGACTGGGTCGACGCCGACGAGAGCTCGCGCCGAATCCAGGCTTCGGGCGTCAGGATCGCGGATGCCACGACGCCGGCGCACACGCCCGAGCCGCCGTTCACCATGCCGATCCCGGTGTTCGCCGGCTGA
- a CDS encoding DJ-1/PfpI family protein, which produces MLTNIDVNTKLVVLYATDTMADWEYGYAVAGLGMSPAIRLVVAAESTDEVVTMGGLRLRPEVSLAELDPERIGLLIMPGADTWAEGHDEVLALAAQLERQGTPIAAICGATLGFARAGLLNKRRHTSNAPDFVGMTESYTGGSLYSDAAAVTDAGVITAGATAPIDFAKAIFEALGALPQPVIDAWYGLYTTGERKYYDQLVGAV; this is translated from the coding sequence ATGCTGACAAACATTGACGTGAACACCAAGCTCGTCGTGCTCTACGCGACCGACACCATGGCCGATTGGGAGTACGGCTATGCCGTGGCCGGGCTCGGCATGAGCCCCGCGATCCGGCTCGTCGTGGCCGCCGAGTCCACCGACGAGGTCGTGACGATGGGCGGGCTGCGGTTACGCCCCGAGGTGAGCCTCGCCGAACTCGATCCCGAGCGCATCGGCCTGCTCATCATGCCGGGCGCCGACACGTGGGCCGAGGGCCACGACGAGGTGCTCGCGCTCGCCGCGCAGCTCGAGCGGCAGGGCACGCCCATCGCGGCGATCTGCGGCGCGACGCTCGGATTCGCTCGCGCCGGCCTCTTGAACAAGCGTCGCCACACGAGCAACGCGCCCGACTTCGTCGGCATGACCGAGTCGTACACCGGGGGGTCGCTCTACTCCGACGCCGCTGCCGTGACCGACGCGGGCGTCATCACCGCGGGGGCGACGGCGCCCATCGACTTCGCCAAGGCCATCTTCGAGGCGCTCGGGGCGCTGCCGCAGCCCGTCATCGACGCGTGGTACGGCCTGTACACGACCGGCGAGCGGAAGTACTACGACCAGCTCGTCGGGGCGGTATGA
- a CDS encoding FAD-binding oxidoreductase — protein MSTIELGGLRENVRGRVIDREDPDYDDARSVFNGMIDRRPLAVVKVSQVTDVIATVGFARDNGLDLAIRGGGHSAPGFGTVDDGIVIDFADRIGVHVDPEDRTARSEPGATWADFNHATHAFGLATTGGIIGSTGIAGLTLGGGIGYLARKYGLSCDNLISADVVTADGGFLTADENRNADLFWALRGGGGNFGVVTSFRYRLHPVDIIYGGVIIYSAEDGETVGEFYRDFIAAAPEEFGAFYGFHQGPPVPFLPEQWHGTPVCVIVGAWTGPLDEGEKAWRPLLDAAPVLGSFLGPLPYPALNTLFDPLQPKGMQAYWKADFLRTLSDDALRVAADFGSRIPSMECANHFYPIDGAVQRVAPDATAFSYRNVGFAPAIAGQWHDPADDADNIRWVRDYWEALHPYAEAGGYINFMDADDQSRIADNYRTNYARLADVKATYDPGNLFHVNQNIVPAASVAG, from the coding sequence ATGTCCACCATCGAACTCGGAGGGCTTCGCGAGAATGTGCGGGGACGCGTCATCGACCGCGAAGACCCCGACTACGACGACGCCCGATCGGTCTTCAACGGGATGATCGACCGGCGGCCGCTCGCCGTCGTGAAGGTGTCCCAGGTGACCGATGTCATCGCCACCGTCGGCTTCGCAAGGGACAACGGCCTCGACCTCGCCATCCGCGGCGGGGGTCACAGCGCTCCCGGTTTCGGCACCGTCGATGACGGGATCGTCATCGACTTCGCCGATCGGATCGGCGTGCATGTCGACCCCGAGGATCGAACGGCTCGTTCCGAGCCGGGGGCGACGTGGGCCGACTTCAACCATGCCACGCATGCATTCGGCCTCGCGACGACCGGCGGAATCATCGGCTCGACCGGCATCGCAGGTCTCACCCTCGGCGGCGGAATCGGATATCTGGCCCGGAAGTACGGCCTGTCTTGCGACAACCTCATCTCGGCGGATGTCGTGACTGCAGACGGGGGGTTCCTCACGGCCGATGAGAACCGGAATGCGGACCTGTTCTGGGCGCTGCGCGGTGGCGGCGGGAACTTCGGGGTCGTGACGTCGTTCCGCTACCGACTTCATCCCGTCGACATCATCTATGGCGGGGTGATCATCTACTCCGCAGAAGACGGTGAAACGGTCGGAGAGTTTTACCGGGACTTCATCGCGGCAGCGCCGGAGGAGTTCGGCGCCTTCTATGGCTTCCACCAGGGCCCGCCCGTGCCATTCCTGCCGGAACAGTGGCACGGGACGCCCGTCTGCGTGATCGTGGGGGCATGGACGGGACCCCTCGACGAGGGCGAGAAGGCGTGGCGGCCGCTCCTCGATGCTGCACCCGTGCTCGGCTCGTTCCTCGGGCCACTGCCCTATCCGGCTCTCAACACGCTCTTCGATCCGCTCCAGCCGAAGGGGATGCAGGCGTACTGGAAGGCGGACTTCCTCCGCACGCTGAGCGACGACGCACTCCGCGTCGCCGCCGACTTCGGCAGCCGGATTCCGAGCATGGAGTGCGCGAATCACTTCTACCCGATCGACGGCGCCGTCCAGCGGGTGGCGCCTGACGCGACCGCGTTCTCCTACCGGAATGTCGGCTTCGCGCCCGCCATCGCCGGCCAGTGGCACGATCCGGCCGACGATGCGGACAACATCCGGTGGGTGCGTGACTACTGGGAGGCTCTGCATCCGTACGCGGAGGCCGGCGGATACATCAACTTCATGGATGCCGACGATCAGTCGCGCATCGCCGACAACTACCGCACGAACTACGCGCGCCTGGCCGACGTGAAGGCAACGTACGACCCGGGAAACCTCTTCCACGTCAACCAGAACATCGTACCGGCGGCATCGGTCGCCGGCTGA
- a CDS encoding stealth family protein, producing the protein MRLSDASELVLVASAPRLSRFDRDDLVIRKGQYALRNGHMTPHESMVEDLRAVGDALDAAGIPFLLVRGNDDRLVIAVDRAERKAVASAFAEAFVNEPFYAATIEPQRAADSHPVLLADGRLSSHRKPTVLRVHRPRVEPAGRLRYGKETAVQLEFWRFGDETIEAPVENALMRRTLPRSEATDDVVQLHGREWPTLEHMFAPLASDVDFEIDMVFSWVDGSSDEFVRERAKRMQSYVVGEGDDSEARYRQIDELKYALRSVHLFAPWVRRIFIATDSPAPSWLAKHPKVTLVRSEEMFADTSVLPTHNSHAVESQLHHIEGLAEHFLYSNDDMFFGRPVSPSLFFSPGGITKFVEASTRIGLGGTHPGRSGFENAARVNRALLRDKFGKVTTRHLEHCAAPLRKSVMAELEQAFPEEFRRTAASRFRSATDISVTNSLYHYYALLAGHAVVQTDARVKYIETTLRQALPAMKQLLKRRNQDMFCLNDGSFPELDVEERTSAVIDFLEGYFPFAAPWEKQATDAAARTHAIVDVASSDLTA; encoded by the coding sequence ATGCGGCTGAGCGATGCGTCGGAACTCGTGCTCGTGGCATCCGCCCCGCGCCTGTCACGGTTCGATCGCGACGACCTCGTCATCCGCAAGGGCCAGTACGCGCTGCGCAACGGCCACATGACGCCGCACGAGTCGATGGTCGAAGACCTGCGCGCCGTCGGCGACGCCCTCGACGCGGCCGGCATCCCGTTCCTCCTCGTGCGCGGCAACGACGATCGCCTCGTGATCGCCGTCGATCGCGCCGAGCGCAAGGCGGTGGCCAGCGCGTTCGCCGAGGCGTTCGTGAACGAGCCGTTCTACGCGGCGACCATCGAGCCCCAACGGGCGGCCGACTCGCACCCCGTGCTGCTCGCCGACGGACGCCTCTCCTCGCACCGCAAGCCCACCGTGTTGCGCGTGCACCGGCCCCGCGTCGAACCCGCCGGGCGCTTGCGCTACGGCAAGGAGACCGCGGTGCAGCTCGAGTTCTGGCGCTTCGGCGACGAGACCATCGAGGCGCCCGTCGAGAACGCGCTCATGCGCCGAACGCTCCCCCGGTCCGAGGCCACCGACGACGTCGTGCAGCTGCACGGCCGCGAGTGGCCGACCCTCGAGCACATGTTCGCGCCGCTTGCGAGCGACGTCGACTTCGAGATCGACATGGTCTTCTCCTGGGTCGACGGCTCGAGCGACGAGTTCGTGCGCGAGCGCGCGAAGCGCATGCAGAGCTACGTCGTCGGAGAGGGCGATGACTCCGAGGCGCGCTACCGCCAGATCGACGAGCTGAAGTACGCGCTCCGCTCGGTGCACCTGTTCGCACCCTGGGTGCGACGCATCTTCATCGCCACCGACTCGCCCGCACCGAGCTGGCTCGCGAAGCATCCGAAGGTCACGCTCGTTCGCAGTGAAGAGATGTTCGCCGACACCTCCGTGCTGCCGACGCACAACTCGCACGCCGTCGAGAGCCAGCTGCACCACATCGAGGGCCTCGCCGAGCACTTCCTCTACTCGAACGACGACATGTTCTTCGGCCGGCCCGTGAGCCCGTCGCTGTTCTTCTCGCCGGGTGGCATCACGAAGTTCGTCGAGGCGTCGACCCGCATCGGACTCGGCGGCACCCACCCCGGGCGCAGCGGCTTCGAGAACGCCGCGCGCGTCAACCGGGCCCTCTTGCGCGACAAATTCGGCAAGGTCACCACGCGCCACCTCGAGCACTGCGCGGCTCCGCTGCGCAAGAGCGTCATGGCCGAGCTCGAGCAGGCGTTCCCTGAAGAGTTCCGGCGCACGGCCGCGAGCCGCTTCCGCTCGGCCACCGACATCTCGGTGACGAACTCGCTCTACCACTACTACGCGCTGCTCGCCGGGCATGCCGTCGTGCAGACCGATGCGCGCGTGAAGTACATCGAGACGACGCTGCGCCAGGCGCTGCCCGCGATGAAGCAGCTCCTGAAGCGCCGCAACCAAGACATGTTCTGCCTGAACGACGGGAGCTTCCCCGAGCTCGACGTCGAAGAGCGAACGAGCGCCGTCATCGACTTCCTCGAGGGGTACTTCCCGTTCGCTGCGCCGTGGGAGAAGCAGGCGACGGATGCCGCGGCTCGCACGCACGCGATCGTCGACGTGGCGTCATCCGACCTCACCGCCTGA